CTTTTTTAAAGCCTCAAAACAAGAGCGACGCTACTTTTCAACGTTAGCCACGCCCCTCCCTTTACGTCCTAACCagaacacacacgcaaacgtATTTCATTATTCACCCTAACCATacagaaatatttatttattatattgtatatatatatatcatatttacttattttattaatttattacaacacagtaaaaataaattcgtATGTGTTAAGTTGCATATGTTTCGCACACCAGGGGGCGTTGTTGTAAAGCTCAAATAGAAGATTGCAAGGGCTCTACTGGTCACATGATAAGGTACAGTAGCATGGCCAAATGCAGCCCTCGGCAAAACCTGCCCAGCGGGCCGCAAAGGGCCCACTCTGATCTTGAATATCACGTAAAAAACTGGGTGGCTTGAAACAAAGGCGCTCTATGCTGAGTTATTTAACTATGGaagaccattaaaaaaaataactagaTCTCTGAAATGTCATCCAAATTCCTCCAATATGACACCTACCATATGATAAACCAGTAGAGGAAAATGCAGATTAAAACTTTGTTAGTTCATGTGCTTGTACTGGAATAAAAACTAgaacagttacagttagaggCAATTAACCCCAGTGGGCCCGGGCAGCTGATGTGACCACAAATTGAAGTCTGTCTGGAAGGCcatttactgtatatgtatTACAGCATTATCCTGATTTTCAAACGGGAAATAACATTTAAAGGGTGTGTCAAACATGCAGTTGTTGGTTGAATATTTGCAGATCCCTTTGCTGCGCAGCGGCTTAACCTCGTGATATCTGCCCGCTCCCTTATAAttagaaagagagaaagaaagaaaaaaaactactcGCAAAAACGACACGGCTGATTATTGCCTGGtcggaaacaaacaaaaaacatggttTTGTTATCTCATTACGAGACGCTTTTTGCAGGTTTGCTTTTCTATTGTACATTAGTCGAGTGATGAAGGGGAAGGAGGGGTGAGGGGGTGcgaagaggagggaggaggaggaggaggaaaccaCTGAGAGAGGAAGGAAATGAAGATCACGTCACGAAGAGCAAAATCGGAGTAAAAAAAACGAGCGAGTGCTATTTGACGCTCCTTGGCTTGACGCGAGCGTGAACCGGAGTGGAGCTTATCTATAACCAACATGTTGACGTGGACTTGTTCGGCgtgaaaaagggggaaaaaccGCTACGCAACAgctgtagattttttttgctctctttttttcttgtgtggaaatgtgtgaagacctcctcctcttcctcctccgtgTGCCTGCCCACTGACGCCTCTTCGTGTGCATCTTTCTCTgcatatttcctttttttaggACATATATAAAGCAACGCGAGAGAAAATAGTTCTTGTTAAAACAGCGGgatatctatatatatttaaattgaTTCATTAAAGGGAGTTGGCTTTTTCCACGACAATCAGAGGAGCATCGGTGGAATTAACAGGTAGCCACAAATCATTAAAGTGCATAGGCCAGTTTTCAATGTGTAAGATGGCtgggtgatgatgatgatgatgacgacgacgacgatgatgatgatggtgctCTAACCATCTGCATTGAAAAACATCTTGTTGCTATGACTGCCTCCATAGGCCTGTTGTCCATTTTGAATGAAGTGTGGAGCATTCTCCCTCTTCCCGTGCTTTCCGTTTTGCTTTCGTGTTGACTGTGGCAAGAATCTGGGCCTCACTATCCCTGACATTACACTTCATGTTCGCTGTGGGCTCTCCTCCAGCTGCAGATGTAACCATGGTGTGCAAGTCAAAGGGGTGGGGCAGCGTGCTcttagctaaaaaaaaaatgccctgAGCGGATCATGCATCCATACAAAGATGccaatagtaaaaaaaaaagaagatatgTTAAAAACGGGTCATTTTGTCCTCCATTAGATGTTTGCTAGGCCTCATTTTGGTAACTGCACATCTCAGCTCTTCAATGCTTACACAAGCAGAGGTGTCAGGTGGTGACACACGTTTTTGGAATCTATTATTGGTGGTCTATAGTTTCAATTTCTGTCAAGAATTGAAGCCACATCATTGATTCAAATATGCAATTCTCAGTGTATTGTGGTGACCCCGGTTGGCCTCAAGTAAATTTATGATTTAAATCCACCTCCATTCCAAGATAGATTAACCTTGATAGTTAATAATAGTGCATCCCGGCTTGGTACACAAGTGTAACAGGTCCCCTCGGCTTTTGTGGGAGTGGTCCCTCAGCATCTTCTGCCTGCTAGTGATGCTCACTGGCTCTGTGGCATCTTAATCTGTGCAGGCACCGTTGTAAACAGATTACAGGGTTTATCCTCACTAGTAGttagagatttaaaaaaaaaaaaaagcatggttttattttttttaatctaataTCCAGATCAGGGATGAGGAAAGCCAATCATTAGATGAACCACTCACCAGACACTTTGTTAGTTACACATAATGAAATCCAATATATAAATCTATATGATAAATTCTGCCTTTGCAAATATAACATGTTTGTCAGAGAGGTTTTAATCGATTTTAATCTAATATTTTCGTTGTCTCATTTAAGTGGGTGATGCTTGACAGTTCTACATCACTCGATAACCTTTTGTTATTATATAGGTatagtattatttttatatatagagCTCCTATTTATAGACTCTACAGGTATACCTAATTGGGTGTCCGGGCAGCCAAATTACGTATTTAAATGCAGAAAGGTTTACACACAAAACAAGTTATTGCCTCTGCACTACTCCACTGCAGTTGTCTATAGAGCAATGgttctcaaacattttttcacCAAGTACagcctaaaaataaatgtgggtCTAAAGTACCTCCATCATGACTAACATTAAAACACAGGCGCATAGTAGAGCTAGTAAGTGTTCatcaaaaacaagattttatTCCTAGAAAGTATGTTTTATATTATACTGTGCTTAAACAcaggtagaaaaaaaactgaatgattcaaataaaatatatcttgAAACTGCAATGCAAAAGAATTGATCtaaaaagtgaaatacaaCTGAATGGTAGGTGGTGTTGActcaccactagagggagcctgtGCACCACTTTTGAGAATCCCTGCcatatattattatacatgCATTGGATATCATTCAACTGTGCAAGTGTACCTGATGTTGTATCCAGCGATTGGACTCTTATGTTCTTCTTCTCCAACTAACAGGCCGCATCGAgaccaaattccaaaatgaGTGAGCTGGAGCAGCTTCGCCAGGAGGCCGAGCAGCTGAGGAACCAGATACGAGTATGTTGAGTATTTCTTTGAATCACAAATGGTTCTCCTTTCTACTGTAATGTATGTGCAGTGCGATGACTTGTTTCATTCATCCCTCCTTCTTGGTGTTTTACAGGATGCCAGGAAAGCATGTGGAGATTCCACCTTGACACAGGTGAGTATCACAGAATGACGAGAATATCCAATTTAGAGCAcgcagtaaaaataaaaataaaaaggagatCCTGTTGTCCTGTTTTAGAAATTTGTCTGTCCCTCGTGTGCTACCTAGATAACTGCTGGTCTGGATCCAGTGGGGCGGATACAGATGCGAACAAGACGCACCCTTCGAGGCCACCTTGCTAAGATCTATGCCATGCATTGGGGGTCAGACTCAAGGTGGGCCCAATGCTTGCTGGTTCTCACTATATTCAGTGAAATGAGTCAAATTGATTGCAACCTTGATGAAGGTCTGCGGGTCTACAGAGTGTAATTTTCatgattattgttgttttatgaGTGTGCGCTAGATGCGTTTGTGATGATGCTCAGGGTGAAAGAAGTCATGAGATTAATCGAGCATTGCGCAAGTGTTCAATACAAAGGGGGGGAGGAGTGAATTCTGCTAAAATGTTTGTAAAAGttaagaaaacatttgcagtAATCACTGCGTTGTGCTTTGTGAGAAGCCCAAGTGAGTGCTGATCATAGGAGGTAATGTGCGTCTCTGCAGGCTTCTTGTTAGCGCCTCTCAAGATGGCAAACTGATCGTGTGGGACAGCTACACCACTAACAAGGTACACTCGCACAGTCGTAACACTTCTCCTGACATCTTCCGTCAATTCCCTACATTAGTAACAGTCTAGGTTTTTTCCTCGTTGCTATTCCACATGTTGCATTACgtgtcacctttttttttttttttcttcctcccaaGATCCACGCCATCCCGCTGCGCTCCTCCTGGGTGATGACCTGCGCGTACGCCCCGTCCGGGAACTACGTGGCATGTGGAGGCCTTGATAACATCTGCTCCATCTACTGCCTGAAAACACGTGAGGGGAACGTCCGCATCAGCCGGGAACTACCTGGGCATACAGGTGAGAGAGCTTTGTCCTTAATCTGATGAACCAAGCGTACTTTGATTGGCTGGCTCGTGGAGATTTTGATTCACATGCTTTATTAATCACTGGCTGGTAATGAGGCGAGATGTTACCTCATGTCATCTAGATGTGGGGAATTGCAGCGCGTGGTTATTTCTTTAAATAGGGTCTGCTGCTTTAATAAATGATGTGGCCTAATTAATCGCTGGGTCACGTACGTACTTGCATAAATAAACGTCACACCTTCGATAAATGCCCCATTTTCTTTGCTTACTACTTTGGACACGTCTGCTGAATACACTGAAGCCACGCCCTGCttaactgtcaatcaaatagCTCCACTACGGATGCTACGCAGTGCTATCCGATGTAACTGTAttagcaatgttttttttattccctaaTCACATTTCAAATCCACATCTGAGGGCCAGCTAGTGGCCACCCAGTGCACAAgtagcacatccgcctcatAGTTCGGAGGTTGGGCTTTCAATCTGGGCCCTGGTCTTCCTATGTACAGTTTGCGTGTCAAACGCTCCAAAAGAAGATGCATGGCAGGCTCACTGAATTGCCCAGAGGCGTAATTGTGAGTGTGAacggttgtttgtctatatggTGGAAGTGCCCTGCCATTGGCTGGCATTGAGTTCAGGGCGTAGCCTGCCTCACAGCTAAattcagctgggataggctccagctcacccggGACCCGAAAGAGAAAAAAGCCATATGGAAAATAGATGGCTCGCTGGCTCTGATGTCAGAATTTTTCCGTCGCCTGATTGGTTGATTAGAGCAGGCCAAGTTGGACTAGCAAAAGCAGTGTGGGAGGTTTATGTGAGAGAAAGGTCAATGTTAGCTAGCATCACGTTTTCTACATGCGTTGTCTCAGGTTACCTGTCATGTTGCCGTTTCATCGACGACAATCAAATCATCACGAGTTCAGGAGACACCACCTGGTGAGTTCAATACGTTGTACACATTCCTacaactcgtttttttttttttccaattatgGTCATCTGACCTCAATGTTTTTGCCCCAAGCGCATTGTGGGACATCGAGACGAGCCAGCAGACCACGGTGTTCTCGGGCCACACGGGCGACGTCATGAGTCTGTCTCTGGCGCCCGACCTGCGCACCTTTGTGTCGGGGGCGTGCGACGCCTCGGTCAAACTGTGGGACATCAGGGACAGCATGTGTCGACAGACCTTCACGGGACACGAGTCGGATATTAACGCTATCTGTGTGAGTGTCTGAACAATGGCGCCATGACTAGTATGACTCGAGATGATCCTTCAATGTAGTCATCCGCTTACTTCACATGAGGCGTTGTCTCCCTTAGTTCTTCCCCAACGGCAGCGCTTTTGCCACGGGCTCCGACGACGCCACCTGCAGGCTGTTTGACCTGCGTGCCGACCAGGAACTCAGTCTCTATTGCCATGACAACATCATCTGCGGAATCACCTCAGTGGCTTTCTCCCGCTCTGGCCGCCTGCTGCTGGCTGGCTACGATGACTTTAACTGCAACATCTGGGACGCCATGAAGGGAGACAGAGCAGGTGGGTGCAGAACATATTTCACAGACCTacctgatctttttttttttttttttagaaaattcAGAATTAAACTAAATACTTGTATGAAAAACACCAATGGATCATCAACCTATTGTAAAATATTATATGAATAAGTACGGCAATGCTACTAGCGTTTTGTTTGTAACCAAAAAATGACCATTACAGTCAATGTTCAtatgaaaaacatttctggGCTGTAAATATTCATACTATAGTAGTAGTGTGCcacgtaaaaaaatattcttacgttagtactttaaaaaaataaaagaagaaaacctACACACATTCCAATGAAAATTGTTCATAATTTGAAaagtaatgaaaataataaacagcTCTCCTTGCTGGCCACAAAAATATACCGTAGAGTGTAAGCCTGGATTCCCGCTTGATAAACTCAAATGAATATACTGTAATAGATTAAAACTAAATGAGGAATTGAATCTGAACCCAAGGAAAGTTGCAAATAATCATAGTCATAAAAATTCTTGcgttaaataaattatttgggGCAAAATGGCGGTAAATAATTTGCCTTTAGACAATAAagtctttcatttttacacatttacaGCGTTATTTTGGTGTCAGATTGCGAAGTACCGTAAAACACAAGGCCCGCTGTGTTCTGTGTGGGGTTAAGACGTCTCAGCTCGAGTCTGGagagcaaaacatttgaacgTTAACAAGTCTCCTTTTGTCTCTGCCGACCCTCCTCCAGGAGTCTTGGCCGGCCATGACAATCGTGTGAGCTGTCTGGGTGTGACTGATGATGGCATGGCTGTGTCCACCGGGTCCTGGGACAGCTTCCTTAAGATCTGGAACTAAaggaagacacacacacgcacacacttccTGGAACACAAGTGTTCGCACTGTATGTAAGGTCCAACAAAGTGCAACAAGTGTAGGCTACATAAGACATAGTATGAAGACttagtcacacacacacacacacacacacacacacacacacacacacacacacacacacacacacacacacacacacacacacacacacacacacacacacacacacacacacacacacacacacacacacacacacacacacacacacacacacacacacacacacacacacacacacacacacacacacacacacacacacacacacacacacacacacacacacacacaccacacacacacacacacacacacacacacacacacacacacacacacacacacacacacacacacacacacacacacacacacacacacacacacacacacacacacacacacacacacacacacacacacacacacacacacacacacacacacacacacacacacacacacacacacacacacacacacacacacacacacacacacacacacacacacacacacacacacacacacacacacacacacacacacacacacacacacacacacacacacacacacacacacacacacacacacacacacacacacacacacacacacacactcgtgcTACCTTCAGCTGACTCAAGTGCAAAAACTGCAGCTGCGAggttacacaaacacacacgcacaacacAGTGTATGATAATTTAAaaagagttaaaaaaacaacaaaaaaaacaacacaatgtgACCAAATTTAAATCTCCAGCTTTCTtatattaaaaggaaaaacacacaactaTGACCTGAagccttttaaaatgttacaccccccccaccccgcccctGAGAGACACAGCTCAGAAGACGTCAAAAGGACAATTCTGTCTTTGTTTACAATGAAGTCCAAAATGCACTTAAGACGAATACTACTCTACTGTGTACTTTTGTCTCAGTGCCACTTGTGTTGCTTTTCGGGAGAATGTGGAAAAGAATCAGTGATAttgtgagaaaagaaaaaaaaaaaaaagtcagaaaagTGGTTCCAAAAAAAGTGTcttcaaattaaaacatgtttttgttttttatagcTATACCCCATATTCagtgcttcctttttttttttttttagttcttttTACACTTAATTTGTCCATGTTCTTCCCTTGTGCCTCAGATACACTTAAAGGATTATAACTAGAAAATATTGATAAGGGGAAAAGTAACTTGAGAACATGGCTAAAAAGTAAAAGCATTGAGATGAGTCTGAATGGAGCAGGAGCCAGTATTCAAACTTTAATCTGAATATCACGATGGTAAAATTGtacataatattaataaatatccTCTTCTGCCAGTGAACGGGGTCTTTTTTGAAGCACTGTTGGtgcaaatatatttgtgtcatACTTGCACAATggtttttattatgttttaaaGGTCATTGAATGTGGATGACCTAAATTTTGATAGGCTGCTTTTGGAAGTCAGATGTTTATAGGCACAATGCTCAGAGCTATGGTAGAATACAAAAGCCTTAAGAGTACAGTAGAAAAACTGAATACCAAGGAAACGAAAATTgatcaaaaacaaatacagtacCACAGGGTTCATTTTGGCACTATTGTAGCTCATTcggcatttttcatttttaaactaAAAGCATAGAATTTGCTTCAACGCATC
The sequence above is drawn from the Syngnathus acus chromosome 14, fSynAcu1.2, whole genome shotgun sequence genome and encodes:
- the gnb2 gene encoding guanine nucleotide-binding protein G(I)/G(S)/G(T) subunit beta-2: MSELEQLRQEAEQLRNQIRDARKACGDSTLTQITAGLDPVGRIQMRTRRTLRGHLAKIYAMHWGSDSRLLVSASQDGKLIVWDSYTTNKIHAIPLRSSWVMTCAYAPSGNYVACGGLDNICSIYCLKTREGNVRISRELPGHTGYLSCCRFIDDNQIITSSGDTTCALWDIETSQQTTVFSGHTGDVMSLSLAPDLRTFVSGACDASVKLWDIRDSMCRQTFTGHESDINAICFFPNGSAFATGSDDATCRLFDLRADQELSLYCHDNIICGITSVAFSRSGRLLLAGYDDFNCNIWDAMKGDRAGVLAGHDNRVSCLGVTDDGMAVSTGSWDSFLKIWN